The Ochotona princeps isolate mOchPri1 chromosome 17, mOchPri1.hap1, whole genome shotgun sequence genome segment TGAGACTTGGCCAtgaccagcagccagcagccactcCCGTCCCTAACCTGAAGGTGGAGCCTGAGAATGGTGATTCCTGCTCACTAATACTTGCCAAGGCTTCCAAATCATTGGAACAATGCAACCGGAAAGTCCTGTTGCTCTCCATTAACAGTAGGGGAACCTGAGGCTCAGAGAGAAGGCTTGCCCAAGCACATACAGCTGGACACTGGCCCCAAGGTTGGACCCAATGGGCTTGATGCTGTCAGTGCCACATTATAAGGCCACCCAGAGAGGCCTGGTGCCCAGAGCTAGGGTGGCCAGCCATCCTTGTAGTGTCCCACATGCACTAGGGGTTGGCAAATTTGAGCTCCAAACATTCCTTTCTACCTGCTATGAGCCTGGCACATCCCTTGTCCTGAAGAATCACCCACCTTATGGCTCAATCCCAGCCAGCCAAGCAAAGACAAGGCCGCCCATCCTTTCTGTGCCACCCTCCCTGTGCCTGATGTAGCTCCCACCCCTTCAGCCCAGAAGCACTTGGCATACAGGGCAGCTGAGACCCTGGCCTCTGGCTGCGTCCTGTGTGAGCAGCCCTGGCCAGGTTCCTGTCCTGGGGAGAGGAGCGGATGGGCCTCCCACCTGGCTCATCTCAGTGACAGCAGGGCAGCCCGGTACTCCATACAAGGAAGGCAGGGAAGTCAGGGGGTACATGTGGGAGGTCCAAGCACCATGCTGGCCAGCTCAGCCAGGTCTGGGGGACCACATCCCACCCCCTACAACTGAAGTTCCAATGAACTTAGGTTTGTCCCACACCAAGAGGTGCTTCTGCTAAGGGAGAAGGTTTGGACATGGCCTTGTCCTTGCTCAGGTGTGAGCCTTCAGAACTCATGAAAGCCATGGGCCTTCTGACTTTTATGACACAGGTACACGCCATGTCTTCCCTTGCATCCTGGGTCCTGGTGAATTCATGAAGCTCCCAGTGGACTGGGATTAAGAATGTCTGATCTGGTTCCATTTTGTTTACCTATAGGTGAAGCACTAATGACCAGAGAGGGAAACCAGCTGCCTAGTGTCACACAGCACTCTGGTAGCAGAGCCTGTGAGATTTCCCActccccaactccctgctgtccccttctctgtctatcctctcttaAGGTCCAGCCTAGATCAGAGCATGAACGAGGCTTGCTCAGTTACCACTGTTACAGGACTGACTGGAAGCTTCCCTGCGACATGAGCTGGCTCTTGCTACAGGACTAGGGCATATATGGTTTGGTTCCAGCAGAGACAGGGGACTGGGCCTGTTCCAGAACGTTCTGGGAGAGTTCCACAGCGCCAGTCTGCCACTGAGAGAGGCGCCTGGAGCGTGCTTGGCCTAGTTCCATGTGCCATCCACAACTTCCAGCCTTCCCCTCTTCTGCTCTGGAACCCACACTGGCTCCCTGATGCCATAGCATCAAGTGCAGACTCCTCCCCCTAGTACCTTCCCTGTGCTGGGATCCTTACTGCCATCCTGTCCCCAGTTGAGCCATGCGTGTTGACCACTGGGGTGGTGGGCAGGCCTTGGGATGGGGGTCCCTTGCCTGCCTGGGGCCTTGGCTGGGAACCCTGCTCTGCCTCACCTATTGTCTCTGCTCCCAGGATTGCAGTGTAACGCATCTGTGGATCTCATTGGCACCTGCTGGCCCCGGAGCCCTGCAGGGCAGCTGGTGGTGcggccctgccctgccttttTCTACGGGGTCCGCTACAACACCACAAGTAAGGGCAGGGTCGGGGGGGGCAGTCAGGGTGGGACGAGGTGGGAAATGACAGGAGCAGTAATGATAGCACTCATGGGTGGGTGCAGCCCACACCTGGCCAGGACCAGCTCTGCATTCCACTGAGTGTGCTGGCTCCCACCACGTCCCTAAAAGACAGCGTCACCGTTACATAATTCGGAGAGCTGAGGGAGCTGGCCAAGGTCACTGGTGGTGACGCTGGAATTTGCACTCAGGCCTGGCTGGCATCCCTGTTGCAGCCGGCAAGCCAGGTTGGTTTGTCTGAGCCTGCACAACCCTGCGATGCATAACAGGAGCTGTTGGAATAGCCCCAGCCTCACAACTGAAACCCCCAAACTTAGAGAGGTTCCAGGGCCAGCCCAgtcccccaccaccccacccagTGGCTGGGGTTTTAGATCCAGAGGCTTGACTTGCAGcccaggggaggggacaggactGGCCAAGGGTCTGTTTTGATACTTGGTCCCCACGTCAACCTCTGCCCCTCCTGAGGCCTCAAACCCCATGGCCAGGCTTTGCAGTTCCCTGCCATGCCACCTGCCTCACTCAGGTTTCATTCACTCACCCCTGTTAGTGACTCAGGCCCTAGCTTACAGAGAGAGCAACAGCTGCAAGCAGGGGCCCTCACCCACACAAGCAAGGGAGGAGGAGGCCCCCAGCCCTGTGCGGGCTGTGTGCGGCCCCTGAGGCTGTCCCTGGAGTCCAGTGTCCCCTCCCATGCTGggcagggtatgtgtgtgtgtgtggcagggggagTCCCTCCATGTGGGGTCTGCCTTCCCGGGATGGAGTGGGGAACCCCTCGCTCACTGCTGCAGGACTCCCGGCTcctccctcttctgctgcctccctcttCAAAGGGAGAGGAAGCCGTTCCAAAAATACCCTTTTCCCCTTTTCTCGCTGGGCAGCTGAACACAAAGAGGTCGCTTCCTCCTGGCAGCTGCTCCTGCCAGCCTGGACACTTGCAGCCCCTTGGTCCCCCATCACCAATGGGGGTGGCCCAGCCTTGGGGAGGAGAGAGCTGGCAGGGAGGCAAACTGTGCATCACAGAAACTGTGCCTCAGGATatgccaggattggaacccagGCCCTAGTCCTGGCACTTCCTGGACCTGGCAGAACCCCTGGGGTCCTCTGGCCCTGTAGCTGCCTCTTCCCCTTCAGGGGCTGCACCCTTCTCTTGCAGGTCAGCAACTCCACCACCTCTTGGCCAGCTGTGGCCCATGGGCTCAGTCCTGCCTGAGATCAGGCCACAGACAAGGCAGGGGGCAGGTTGGGGGCAGATGGACATTAGCTTGGCCCCGTGTCCCCACTGGCCAGCTGCAAGCAGAGGCGCTCTACATGCAGAGGCCCAGGAACCTTCAGCTGGAGGCCAGGCCGTGGGCCCTTTGGAggtttggggtggggagaggtccAGACctggattcctcccacccccacccagcatcTCCCTCTGATCCTGGTGTCACCAGCAGAGCGTCCCCTGTCCCAGCTGGTGGTCCCTTGGGAACCAGGGCTGAACCCTATCCAAGGAGAGGTGGTGGCCAAGGTCAACTACACAGGTGCCTctgggctcctcttatcctccagCCAGCGTGGCCTGCAGTTGGAACCAGAATCGGCTGCCAGAAGCATGTTTGGGGCTGAAGCTCTCGGTGAAGGAGCCAGGCCGGGAGCAGGGGTCTGTATTAGTCTTAGTGTTTAGactcctgctcagctctctggagATTCTAGAATACCTGCCATGTGACCTCTGTTTCATACAGGCTTGCCAAGAAACAGCCAGAGGCACCTGCCAGCTGTGGTGGGGGGTATGGGGGCAGAGCTGTGGCCGTTGCAGCCCTATTGGGGTCAGTTAGCAGAAAGAGCAGGAAGATGGGGAGCGAGGCAGCCCCTTTCCCCAGCTTGACTCCtgagacccaggccaggcagcccGGAGATGGCACAGGCGGAGGGGTACTGActgctctcctttcttccttttgcaGACAATGGCTACCGGGAATGCTTGGCCAATGGCAGCTGGGCTGCCCGCGTGAATTACTCGGCGTGCCAGGAGATTCTGAACGAGGAGGTGAGTCTGAGCCCGccaggctgccctgggggaggtgTGGGTCAGGGCCCCCAGTGTGAGCCTGCAGCAGGCGGAGGTGGAACCAGAGCCCTTGGCTGGCCTGAAAAGGGGTGTCCAGCACAGAGGCTGGGCAGGCTCTGGCCAGTCGGTCCCACAACCTCAGGTTATTGCGCTGAGAAAGTGGTCCAGTCTGAACCTGAAGGATGGGGTCCTTTTCACCCAAGCTGGTTAGCGGCGCAAACAGGTTCCCTTCACCAGAGGGATGGGGGCTTGCTGGCATCTCAGAACCCGGAGGGCTGTCTGGCAGGAAACCCTGCCTCCCAGCAGGGTGGGGGCTCCTTCCCTGGCACACAGGAGAGGAATGtagaagaaaggaaatgaggCTCCTGTCCCCAGGGTGGGACACGGCTACAGCCACAAGTCCTGAGCCTGCATCACACCTGCCTGGTGTTTGGTAACCCTGCTGGGTGCCCAGGATCAGAGGCAGATGGACAGTGGTCTCTAgttcaaggtcagaccacaccCCTCTCCCCCACTCCAGAGAGGCAGGCGTCCATCCCCTCCTGTGACAATAGCTCATAGTTCTTCATGCCTCCCTCCCTGTACCCAGTCTCCTGGTCGTCAGAGCCAGCCACAGAGGGGTCCTCCTTTCTCCTGCTCTCGCCTAAGACCTTCCCCACTAGAGGACTGACGGGGACCCTCATGGCCCCCCATTTCCCCTCTTCACCCTCCAAAGATTCGGGGACAGGGTCCTGGACCCCTGGCCACCAGCAGAGCCAGGGCAAGCAGGGTTGGGGGTGTCACTGTCATCCGCCCATCTTGGGAGGTGCAGTGAGAACAGCGGTGGCTTTGGGGACAGTCTGGaattggagtctggcccagtgctttggTGCCATGTGACCTTGAGTAGGTAATGGAACCTCCAGGTCCCTACAGTGGCTGTCAGGGATTCAGATCTGTGCTTCCCTGGTAAACAGGAGAGTAGCACTGAGGCCCATCTCCCACCCAGCAGCGCTGGGACCCAGCCCCATCTGCCCACCTTCCCCCACATCCCCCACTGGCCTGGTTGCCTAGCGCACAGGGAAACGGACTCATTTCATTGAAAAGGTCACTCTTTATGCCTGGCTGCCCGCCCCCTCCCAGAGCTGGGAATTATAGTTGACAAGTACAGGTTTCTCGGCTCTGGGTCCAGGCTGAGTCCTAATTAagcagcagtgtcctggggcatcacagagcaaggagccacaGACAGTTAGCCGTGAAATGGGACGTGTgagggcacccagaggccagTGCCCAGAGTCCTGCCCCCAGGCGACCATCACCTGGGGAGCTTGATTCCCTCATTGCCCGGCTTGGGAATGGCACCAAGGCCTGGCACTGCCATGCAGTAACCTCCATATCTTGCACACACATTGTCTATGGTCACTTTAGTCCCTACCCACACCCTATTCCTGTCCCCCAGGCTCTGCTGAGCACCTGATTGGGCCTGGCACATCCTGGGCAGGCACACATTGTTGGGACATGAGAAGACTGGGGCTCCAGACTATTGCCGGGGTTCAAGACTGGAATGGGGGGACAGAAACAAGGATGTTTTCCACCCTGCAGGGCCCTAtcctgcttgcttttctttctttttttaattttaaagattcacttatttgttggaaaggcagaattacagagagagaaagagattttccatctgctggttcactccccagatggctgcaaggacaggagctgagcccatctgaagccaggagccagaagcttcccccaggtctcccacacagatatagggtcccaaacacttgggccatcttctctgctttcccaggccatgagcagggagctggatggaaagtggagcaagtggCAGCCTTCCCAGGCTAACACCAGCCTAACACCAGTCCCCCAAAACCTACTTTtctcaggacccaggagctgcttAGGGCCCATGTTGCTGGTTTAGGAGCCCCACTTGGATCCCAATGTGGTGAGGAGCAGCTCAGGAAGCCCTTTGGGGTGAGCTATGGTGGGGCTCTGGCAGGGGAGGTCTTAGAGTCCCACTCCCAGTGTGGTACCAGCATAGGTTTGACATCACTGTCCCATGGGACAAGGTTCTGTCCTGCAGAGTGTGGCAAAACCAGTGGGGCAGGTGGTAAGATCCCCTTGTCCATGTTGGAATACCCAGGTTGGATCCCTGGCTCTGGCTACTGAGGACTCAAGGAATCAGGTTGCCatcatccatgtgggtggcaggggttgggtttccagcttctgacttcagcatggcccaatCCTAGGCAATGCAGGCATTTAGGGTTGAAGGCATGACCTGCCAGATGAGAGATTTCTGTCTtaatgccttccaaataaaaaaattaaatacatgtattttgtgtatatagaaatacatattaaaattaaacacacatatatatgtatatataactgcGCAGACATTAGCCTGAGTTAGAGTCTGTTGAGAGCAGAGCAGGgtggccccagcccaggctgtgttACCTCCCTCAGGTGCCTGCTGGGTTTCGCTCTGCACACGGCACAACCATAAAGTGCTGCCTAGGCCCTGGCTATTCTTGTGTATTCCTCAGATGTCCCCACCAGCTCCACATGTGTTGGTGGCAAGCACAGAACACCTGTGGCAGGGTGCTGGGCTTCTCCTGGAGGGTCCCTGGCTGCCCACGGGCTGTTCCTGGCTTGTCCTCAGCCCCGGCCGCCTCTCTCCAAGACAGGCCAGGTCTCTCATTGTCCTTGGGAGTCTCCCAATGTCACTGACTGTTGTCCCTTGGGATATCCTTTGGTCGGGGCTGTTGTAACCAAAATCCTGCATGCTGAGTGACTTGGGACAATCAGAGATGTGCTGCTTCAGAGCTCTGGGTTAGGAGGTGCCAGGTCAAGGGACTGGCATGTGGCAAGGGCCTCCTAGCTGCAGCATCTCACACAGGGcacaaggagagagaagagagcaggagCAGCTGAACACACCTTCCCATGGGCATCCACTCCCCTGATACCAGCATGGGTCCAGCGAGCAGTCCTAGCGGCCCCACCTGTCCATGCCTCCATGTTAGGGATAAGCTTTCCAACTCATGGACTGGATGACACTGTCAAGCCCTGGCCATGCCCCGCTCTGGGGGTGCCACCCCTGGCAGTCTGTTTGGGCTTTCAGCCTGTCAGGCAAGTAGGAGACAGATCTGGAACCAGCCCAGGTCTGGCAACTCAGGGAATCACACAGGAATGGACCCTGTACACTCTACTGCTTTGCCCTGGTTCTGGAATGAGTTTGGGCCTCGGTTTCCCCTTGTGGAATATAGGAAGGGATGGGTCCCACCCCCCAGGAGCAGCTCAAATGTCTGTGGGTCTGTGGagggcaggtgctctgggatGCCTCTATAGGAGGCACCCTCTTTGTGATATCCACTCTGATGTCCCTGTCCTGACCCTGAGCCCGTGAAGTCGATGGGCACCCCTTCTCACCACCCACTGCCTTTACACCTTCCAGCTTCTAGAAAGGGGGTGGTGGCTTTGCTTTTGGGGGACAGGTGTCtgcagagagctgggggtgggatcTGTTGTCAGCCTTGGGGTCCCCTGTCCTGGACGGTGGGGGCTGTGGCAGGAGGATCTTGGGTAACTGGATACAGAGTGTGTGGAGGATGGAAGTCCCAGAGCCGCAGCCCCTTTCCCATCCACTTACCAGCCCAGAGGGTGGACAAGATCCAGGGTCCAGGAATAACTGGGGCAGTGCTGCCCCAGGCCCCTCGTCCCTATGGGCTGCTCTGTCCCGGCCGCCCCCCCACCTCCGGTGCTGCATGGCGCCTCACTGCGCCCCTCTCTCCTGCCTCAGAAGAAGAGCAAGGTGCACTATCATGTGGCCGTCATCATCAACTACCTGGGCCACTGTGTCTCCCTGGCGGCCCTCCTGGTGGCCTTCGTCCTTTTTCTGCGGCTCAGGTGAGGAGGCCCTGGCTCATCCTCCTGCTGGCTGGGGTCTCTGAGCAGAGTGGGCAAGTAGGAGGTGGGGTGGCTACAGGCTGCTGGAAAGGGGCCCTGTCCCAGGACAGGACGGTACCTGCCCCCACTGCCATGGCTGCTGCGGGGGAGGGGAGATTTCAGGAGGGACAAGCCCTAGGCTCACCTGTGTCACCCATACCTAGGCCAGGTGGGTAAGGGGAACTAAGCAGGTGGCACTCTGGAGGCTGGGCCCTCTTCAGCTTGAATGTGCCCAAGTCTCAGCCCTGCTGCCAagggtgtgggtgacagagccaGCCAGGAATGGGTGCAGCTGGGCGCAGGCCTGGGGAATCTGGGTGGTCGGGGGAAGGACTTCCTGATGGAGACCTGTGATTGTCACTCCTGGAGTGGCATAGAGCAGACACTGCTGGGACAGGCAACCCCTGTCCTGGGACATGTCATGCTCCGCCTCCTGGAGCTTATGTCTGATCTGCGTGGCCAGAGGGAGCCTAGAGGTCACTTCCTTGTGGAATTAGGCCGGTCAACCCCCCTGCCCAGAGCCTCACGCTCCCCAGCAGGCCCTGGACTGGTGGCCAGGCCCTCAACCTCCCTCCCCTGATGCTGACCCAGGAGTATCCGGTGCCTGAGGAACATCATTCATTGGAACCTCATCTCGGCCTTCATCCTGCGCAACGCCACGTGGTTTGTGGTCCAGCTCACCATGAGCCCCGAGGCTCACCAGAGCAACGTGGTAAGTGCTGGAGTGGGGGTGAGGAGTAGCAGCCCAGGGCACTGCCTGCCCATCCCCTCCTCACCCCCTTGTCTGGGGCAGGGCTGGTGTAGGCTGGTGACAGCTGCCTACAACTACTTCCACGTGACCAACTTCTTCTGGATGTTCGGTGAGGGCTGCTATCTGCACACGGCCATCGTGCTCACCTACTCCACTGACCGCCTGCGCAAGTGGATGTTTGTCTGCATTGGCTGGGGTAAGCCTCCCCAGGGGGCTGTGCCCTCTCTCCAGGGACAGTGGGCACATCTGGCTTCccgccctcctcccttccctccccctgcctcccccggCCACGGAGGCTCCGTGATGACCCGGCCTGTCTCTCCCAGGTGTGCCTTTCCCCATCATCGTGGCCTGGGCCATCGGGAAGCTGTACTATGACAATGAGAAGTAAGTTGCCGCTGACCCTTTGCTGAGCCCTGGGCTCCACCCGACTCCcaagggcgggggtgggggtagggtggTACTGCGCTGGCTTTCCCACCAGGACCCCAACTTCTGCAGCTACCAAGGCAGAGAGTGGGCACTGGACTCATTCTTAGGGTCCCAGGGCACTGCCAAGGCAGGGTCAGGTTGTAACATAGCCAAGTAACTGCCACGCACCTTGGTTTCCATATCTGTAAAGTGGGCCTTCTAACCATAGAACCTACCCGGAAGGGTTGTTGTGGGTGACATTAGTGAATATATGCAAAGCATTTAGAACAGTGCTCAGATGTGGCTGTGCAAATGGTTCCTGTTGCTATGAAGACCTTCTTTCCTGGAGTCCGGGTATTTGACAGAAAGGGACCCAGATGGCTCCAGAGGcctctcccagctcagcagccCTGCAGTTCTGCACAAGGGAGACTCTGGGGTCCCCCTTGCCCCTGCAGCTGGACTCCAGACGCTCTGGCAGATTGATAGAAGATCCACTGGTGGGCAGTGGTGAAGGCagcccataccagagtgcctgcttCCCATGGATGCACTCCCTGGGTTGGGGGGTGAGGGGCAGTAGGTGATGTGttaagtggttgggtccctgtcattcacatgggagaccaggattgagttccaggtgcctggctccagctgtgtgggtatttggggagtgaaccactgggcaGATCTCTGTCTATGCCTGGGCTCCACCCCCAGGGAGTTAGAGGCAATTgattgtgggggtggggatggggcaaTGAGGTTTTTGGGAAACTGATTCTGGTACCCAGCCAAGACTGAGAACCACAGGGATAGGCAGCCAAGGCCGGCGAGCCGGCCCGGCAGGTGCCAGGATCTTTGCCAAAGAAGCTGCCCCACTGTCCGTGTGGCCTCCATCAGAggcccctcctctgcttcccGCAGGGATGCAGAGAGAACACAGCACCGcctcacgggggggggggggggcagggggggCTCCACAAACGGACTAGAGTTGCCTGTGAGATTTGTGAGCCTGACACCTGTGGGGCAGTCTCAGCTCTCCCTATGCCTGCACAGCTTGTAGGGCGGGGACTCAGCTGGGGTCCTAGGCACAAACTGGAGGAAACAGCCTGGGGCCGCGGCACCAGTGCCTGCAGGTGTGGGTGTGTCTGCACTGTGGTCTGAGCAGCTCTGAAGCCCCACCTAGTGGCGAGATGCAGACACTGCATCAGGAGGGATCTGCAGCGCATCTGCTCAGAGCAGACCCCAGCCTATTGGCAACTGCGTGTGGCCCACCTGAGGTTTTTTGGAAACTTGAGTTTTGTGGTCAACTTGGAAGAAGCCAAGAGCTCGCATGAAAAATAGTCTGCATTTCTGGCTTGCAAAAATATTCTCGGTTCCCCAAGTGTGGATGCAACAGGGATCCAGGACTTCTGTGGACCCGATCCCTGTCCCTCCCTAGGCCTCCCTGGACAGTGCAAAGCAGGTGGTGCGTATTGTTCAAAGGCAGAGAGGGCTGATCCGTGGGCATCCcctccccagcagcccctctgctCGGGAGGTGTGCtcagccacagccctggctgtccaGTGGAGCTAAACAAGCTGGGGTGGTTAGGCCTCGCTTCCCTGCCATGGTGATGTTGCCCATTCTAATGGACGGGATCATGGAGGCTCTGCAGGGGCTCGGGTGGCTTGAcctgctgctgggattagaatgggaGCACACGCATCCAAGCTTTTGGCTCCAGTCCTGCTACCCAAGTGGACTTAGGCAGCCACCGCCCCCATCCTTCTGCGACCTTCCAGGTGCTGGTTTGGCAAAAGGCCTGGGGTGTACACCGACTATATCTATCAAGGCCCCATGATCTTGGTCCTGCTGGtaagtgcctggggctggggagggagggcaggagacagagcagagcagggcagggacaTCACTGCTGCCCATGGGCAGGGGGGGACCCTCTGTGCCTGCAGTTGGAGGAATGTACCAGGAGGGGGTGCAAGGGCAAGCTCGCAGGGCGCCCAGGGCAGAGGGAGCAGGCTGAGAGAGCCTAGCCTACCACACCCCGCTACACTTGCTGCACACAGCCCAGACCCACCATGCACTGCCATTGCAGATCAACTTCATCTTCCTCTTCAAC includes the following:
- the CRHR1 gene encoding corticotropin-releasing factor receptor 1, with product MGLRPQLSLVQALLLLGLEPVSTFLQDQHCESLSLAGNTSGLQCNASVDLIGTCWPRSPAGQLVVRPCPAFFYGVRYNTTNNGYRECLANGSWAARVNYSACQEILNEEKKSKVHYHVAVIINYLGHCVSLAALLVAFVLFLRLRSIRCLRNIIHWNLISAFILRNATWFVVQLTMSPEAHQSNVGWCRLVTAAYNYFHVTNFFWMFGEGCYLHTAIVLTYSTDRLRKWMFVCIGWGVPFPIIVAWAIGKLYYDNEKCWFGKRPGVYTDYIYQGPMILVLLINFIFLFNIVRILMTKLRASTTSETIQYRKAVKATLVLLPLLGITYMLFFVHPGEDEVSRVVFIYFNSFLESFQGFFVSVFYCFLNSEVRSAIRKRWHRWQDKHSIRARVARAMSIPTSPTRISFHSIKQSTAV